One segment of Papaver somniferum cultivar HN1 unplaced genomic scaffold, ASM357369v1 unplaced-scaffold_81, whole genome shotgun sequence DNA contains the following:
- the LOC113345523 gene encoding serine/threonine-protein kinase AFC3-like isoform X1, which produces MENQRTRKRPRLSWDVAPTEPEAFRLPRVSNEVSYRHASPPRRDDDREGHYVFNYGDNLTQRYNIISKMGEGTFGRVLECWDREEKRMVAIKVVRSIRKYRDAAMIEIDVLQLLAKHELGRSRCVQIHNWFDYRNHVCIVFEKLGPSLFDFLRRNKYCSLPVDLVREFGRQLLESVAYMHDLHMIHTDLKPENILLVSSESVKLPSSKRNSRGETQFRCLPKSSSIKLIDFGSTVFDDKEHTSIVSTRHYRAPEVILGLGWSFPCDLWSIGCILVELCSGNALFQTHENLEHLAMMERVFGPLPEHMARKADRGAEKYFRTSRRGTRLNWPEGAVSRESIRAVKKLDRLEDIVSQYVDCSWKSLFTDLLHRLLEYSPAERLTARQALDHPFFRDHIINR; this is translated from the exons ATGGAAAATCAGAGAACCAGAAAACGTCCACGTCTATCATGGGATGTAGCTCCAACTGAACCAGAG GCTTTTAGGTTGCCGAGGGTGTCTAATGAGGTTTCATATCGACATGCATCACCGCCTAGGAGAGATGATGATCGTGAAGGCCATTATGTGTTCAATTATGGCGATAATTTGACTCAAAGAT ataatatcatcagcaaaatgGGTGAAG GCACATTCGGCCGTGTTTTGGAATGTTGGGACCGCGAGGAAAAAAGAATGGTGGCCATTAAGGTAGTCCGTAGCATACGCAAATATCGCGATGCAGCAATGATTGAAATCGATGTGCTTCAGCTTCTCGCGAAACATGAACTTGGACGCTCCCG ATGCGTGCAAATCCATAATTGGTTTGACTACCGGAATCACGTTTGCATT GTGTTTGAGAAGCTTGGGCCAAGTTTATTTGATTTTCTAAGGAGAAATAAATACTGCTCACTTCCTGTGGATCTTGTCCGAGAGTTCGGGCGTCAGCTTTTGGAATCTGTAGCAT ATATGCATGATCTGCACATGATCCACACTGACTTGAAGCCAGAAAACATCCTGCTTGTGTCTTCTGAGAGTGTAAAACTCCCAAGCTCCAAG AGGAATTCTCGTGGGGAGACTCAGTTCAGGTGCTTGCCGAAGTCAAGTTCTATAAAGCTGATTGATTTTGGTAGTACTGTCTTTGATGATAAAGAGCATACCTCTATTGTCTCAACAAGGCATTACCGAGCACCTGAGGTCATATTAG GTTTAGGATGGTCTTTTCCTTGTGATCTATGGAGTATTGGTTGCATACTTGTCGAGCTGTGTTCG GGTAATGCATTGTTTCAGACGCATGAAAATTTGGAACACTTGGCAATGATGGAGAGGGTATTCGGACCTCTGCCGGAGCATATGGCTAGAAAGGCCGA TCGTGGTGCGGAAAAATACTTTAGGACTTCCAGGAGAGGAACTCGATTGAACTGGCCTGAAGGAGCGGTTTCAAGAGAAAGTATCAGGGCCGTCAAAAAACTTGACCGGCTGGAG GATATAGTTTCTCAGTATGTAGACTGTTCGTGGAAGTCTTTGTTTACGGACTTATTGCACCGTCTGTTGGAGTACAGCCCAGCAGAAAGGCTCACTGCTCGTCAAGCCCTTGACCACCCCTTCTTCAGAGATCATATTATAAATAGATGA
- the LOC113345523 gene encoding serine/threonine-protein kinase AFC3-like isoform X2, which translates to MHDLHMIHTDLKPENILLVSSESVKLPSSKRNSRGETQFRCLPKSSSIKLIDFGSTVFDDKEHTSIVSTRHYRAPEVILGLGWSFPCDLWSIGCILVELCSGNALFQTHENLEHLAMMERVFGPLPEHMARKADRGAEKYFRTSRRGTRLNWPEGAVSRESIRAVKKLDRLEDIVSQYVDCSWKSLFTDLLHRLLEYSPAERLTARQALDHPFFRDHIINR; encoded by the exons ATGCATGATCTGCACATGATCCACACTGACTTGAAGCCAGAAAACATCCTGCTTGTGTCTTCTGAGAGTGTAAAACTCCCAAGCTCCAAG AGGAATTCTCGTGGGGAGACTCAGTTCAGGTGCTTGCCGAAGTCAAGTTCTATAAAGCTGATTGATTTTGGTAGTACTGTCTTTGATGATAAAGAGCATACCTCTATTGTCTCAACAAGGCATTACCGAGCACCTGAGGTCATATTAG GTTTAGGATGGTCTTTTCCTTGTGATCTATGGAGTATTGGTTGCATACTTGTCGAGCTGTGTTCG GGTAATGCATTGTTTCAGACGCATGAAAATTTGGAACACTTGGCAATGATGGAGAGGGTATTCGGACCTCTGCCGGAGCATATGGCTAGAAAGGCCGA TCGTGGTGCGGAAAAATACTTTAGGACTTCCAGGAGAGGAACTCGATTGAACTGGCCTGAAGGAGCGGTTTCAAGAGAAAGTATCAGGGCCGTCAAAAAACTTGACCGGCTGGAG GATATAGTTTCTCAGTATGTAGACTGTTCGTGGAAGTCTTTGTTTACGGACTTATTGCACCGTCTGTTGGAGTACAGCCCAGCAGAAAGGCTCACTGCTCGTCAAGCCCTTGACCACCCCTTCTTCAGAGATCATATTATAAATAGATGA